A single Drechmeria coniospora strain ARSEF 6962 chromosome 03, whole genome shotgun sequence DNA region contains:
- a CDS encoding ATPase-like, ATP-binding domain protein encodes MPRTILQEEARRTSPSASPSKVTATSIPRSTLTSASTSALASFSARLLELPILVLPGPADEAPRPPQVAPSSQPPASYGCAAVDLEADLEAKAAEASISHAPGKMSRRASCHSTTPPAGWTSPASGPSQAKGDGEAAATAAPAAPPPLATSQQQLNEYRERLARDLEIRELSAMGMLASPPDKTRISPILEEAVRHQPRRPSVTTSTTTSTTTSTESAKTVRGGTTPGSVVGTPSYPFPRMTNPGFSPSSLHKFLPLPAGIPRTSHAGAVENRAVMDKVLSDNSTPASNCTFGPLGVSRHQDTFDSPVPNLYDLSLMLGAEPGLDAWWGTVVQILKDVYKAERATLAVPADTTDIENVPWGQKATYNEHQQDDLSLGYMAKGSSVVQGSDQAISDMSVRAEFTPGPRTPTRPGLASRHSFTAYEENKERAQHQTPSSARRPTGLTRSKTLFSSVRSAHAAGSHYIKLNKDALEEHDAAERKRRHVPGWEAPVAAGSEPQGRILSVLQALDFEADPLIDHAGIMRILQRGRPVALTRSYPYLPTTTSQENDQPTEEKPDSRPGSAEAAKRPARRPSDAASTFSSMFASPSRGNAISMASHLDEEEPRPRTPRYEEYEQAPPSPWSQSPAPSPAVRADPKENPFFTDAMVDEDSFNPGSAPASYSGMRPPEAIGVDNSWTVLHIPLTHVLLSRPAQPFKPNATTRGLRPQPRSKDGGSGDDRELCDLDRLTPELSRKQKPAPIAILSILSPMIPYPSKLRHSLEHLAPHLATSFSLCRYYSNLETELAGMQRKRPPTAGFGAVAPHARHDNKIPYLAPREVLLQQPPCGSITSPSENSGISKSATGSPIGTPRWENESLNQIVDKKPPAGSPAAASQPSENYFSSQRRAPSSARQESRGPAMQVARAGSKDNPPGDARQLFSSPPKPSQSPLAAEHVSDMLGLEFNERTAQAWEDFVANGASDRDADVPGEDGTTKREHKAGDGERPDPPLRPVHAHSELHSYGADFASSFQSLPPSSSLGRQVPQTPSAPPRTGSLATLGTDMPPPSDKLKGLILDSLPAHVFVSLPQTGETVWVNSRFLSYRGQTVSDLSRDPWGSVHPDDRDGYLKAWGHSLRTGEQFSRSVRIKRFDGQYRWFYARAVASKDKRGVIMQFLGSYMDIHEQHIAELRAARQEEIEASEAKHRLLANLIPQIIFTATEDDGITFANEQWLSYTGQKFEAALGLGFMDYVHPDDLEKCCIPTDRGRELSRNPDAEWMNGSSSSAASSTSGTAKGAKSPAPPETGLSCSRSALSRNGSSETEASQELSSTDLTELARKGIIKVTTDTSGRLSYTTEVRLRSKTGEYRWHLIRCVQIDTIDFGRGASSYFGSATDINDHKILETKLKEAMESKSRFLSNMSHEIRTPLIGISGMVSFLQDSTLDEEQRDYTNTIQTSANSLIMIINDILDLSKVDAGMMKLKHEWFHTRSLIEDVNELVSTMAIAKRLELNYLVDADVPAWVKGDKVRIRQVLLNVIGNAIKFTTEGEVFSRCRVCSDDPSEKDGSTIKLQFAITDTGRGFSKEEAELIFKPFSQIDGSSTRQHGGSGLGLVISRQLVELHGGTMEGRAELGKGSTFTFTARFALPTASDQPTLPESPGASKPAESHHAASVIVSATGRSPPAPGRHLDAKADDGTAGAFYAPPGTVSTGCPEPAFHASRPHVADRASATSVNQELARISEAAKASGQDLFQMRLDIEHEGAPMDQAAFSGNVGQPSSEFWPPMYSILIICPQYHSREATTQHIEMTLPKEVPHQITALASVEEARSYVGGGDAIQFTHIVLNLSSAEAIIDVMDQITKSQTVDSTTILILSDSMQRQAVIKLAAQTKYSRLFTDNLVTFIYKPVKPSRFAVIFDPDKVRELSTDRNRTTAQKMVENQKASYQEIGRRMGNKGYRVLLVEDNPVNQKVLMKYLKKIGVDVDVAIDGVECTDKVLSKPHNHYSLILCDLHMPRKDGYQACREIRQWEMAGEVAAMPIIALSANVMSDVQDKCIAAGFSDYVTKPVDFIDLSRAMAKFF; translated from the exons ATGCCAAGGACCATTCTCCAAGAGGAGGCCAGACGGACGTCGCCTTCAGCGTCACCCTCAAAGGTGACGGCAACGTCTATTCCTAGATCGACGCTCACATCCGCATCCACGTCGGCGCTTGCTTCCTTCTCCGCCCGTCTACTGGAGCTTCCGATCCTCGTGCTCCccgggccggccgacgaggcaccACGGCCCCCCCAAGTCGCCCCCTCGAGCCAGCCACCCGCGAGCTATGGATGTGCAGCAGTAGATCTCGAAGCCGATCTCGAAGCCAAAGCAGCCGAAGCATCGATTTCGCATGCGCCCGGCAAGATGTCGCGACGAGCATCCTGCCACTCCACCACTCCGCCCGCCGGATGGACTTCCCCGGCATCGGGCCCCTCCCAGGCGAAAGGGGACGGGGAAGCCGCTGCCACCGCTGCACCAgccgccccccctcccctggCCACttcgcagcagcagctcaaCGAGTATCGCGAGCGGCTGGCGCGGGATCTGGAAATACGTGAGCTCTCCGCCATGGGCATgctcgcgtcgccgccagACAAGACGCGCATCTCGCCCATCCTCGAGGAGGCGGTCCGCCAccaacctcgacgcccgtccGTCACCACTTCGACCACCACCTCGACCACCACGTCCACCGAATCCGCCAAGACTGTTCGCGGCGGCACCACGCcaggctccgtcgtcggtaCGCCGTCGTATCCATTCCCTCGAATGACCAACCCCGGATTCTCCCCTTCCTCGCTGCACAAGTTCCTACCGCTGCCCGCCGGCATCCCTCGGACGTCGCACGCCGGTGCCGTGGAGAACCGCGCCGTCATGGACAAGGTTCTCTCGGACaactcgacgccggcctccaACTGCACCTTTGGTCCCTTGGGCGTGTCGCGCCATCAGGATACCTTCGACTCGCCCGTCCCGAACCTCTACGACTTATCCCTCATGCTTGGCGCCGAGCCTGGCCTGGATGCCTGGTGGGGCACTGTCGTTCAGATATTGAAGGATGTCTACAAGGCCGAGCGCGCAACGCTGGCCGTTCCGGCCGACACCACCGACATTGAAAACGTGCCGTGGGGCCAGAAGGCGACGTACAATGAGCACCAGCAGGACGATCTGAGCCTTGGCTACATGGCCAAGGGAAGCAGCGTCGTCCAGGGCAGCGACCAGGCCATCTCGGACATGTCCGTCCGTGCCGAATTCACACCGGGGCCGAGAACGCCAACGCGGCCTGGCCTGGCCAGCCGTCATTCCTTCACGGCCTACGAGGAGAACAAGGAGCGAGCGCAGCACCAGACACCCAGCTCCGCCCGAAGACCGACGGGCTTGACGAGAAGCAAGACGCTATTCTCGTCCGTCCGGTCCGCCCACGCCGCAGGTAGTCACTACATCAAGCTGAACAAGGATGCTTTGGAGGagcacgatgccgccgagcgcAAGCGACGACATGTCCCCGGTTGGGAGGCTCCCGTGGCCGCCGGCTCTGAGCCCCAGGGCCGCATCTTGTCCGTCCTTCAGGCTCTCGACTTCGAGGCCGATCCTCTCATCGACCATGCGGGAATCATGCGAATACTTCAACGGGGGCGGCCCGTCGCTCTGACCAGGAGTTACCCATATCTTCCCACCACCACGAGCCAGGAGAATGACCAGCCGACGGAAGAAAAGCCGGATTCGAGACCGGGCAGCGCAGAAGCGGCCAAGCGACCCGCGAGGCGGCCATCCGACGCCGCTTCCACCTTCTCGTCCATGTTTGCCAGCCCGTCTCGCGGGAATGCAATATCGATGGCTTCGCACCTTGACGAAGAAGAGCCGAGGCCTCGCACCCCAAGGTACGAAGAGTACGAGCAGGCACCGCCGTCCCCCTGGTCGCAGTCGCCCgctccctcgccggcggtgcGAGCCGATCCCAAGGAGAACCCGTTCTTCACAGATGCcatggtcgacgaggattCCTTCAACCCCGGTTCGGCCCCGGCAAGCTACTCCGGCATGCGACCGCCGGAagccatcggcgtcgacaacTCGTGGACCGTGCTGCACATACCGCTGACGCATGTGCTCCTCTCGAGGCCAGCGCAGCCCTTCAAGCCGAACGCTACAACCAGGGGTCTACGCCCCCAGCCTCGGAGCAAGGACGGCGGAAGTGGCGACGACAGAGAGCTCTGCGATCTGGACCGCCTGACACCGGAGCTTTCGCGGAAGCAGAAGCCGGCCCCCATTGCCATCTTGTCCATTCTGAGTCCCATGATACCATACCCGTCCAAGCTCAGGCACTCTCTCGAACACCTCGCGCCACATCTAGCCACCTCGTTCTCCCTGTGCCGATATTATAGCAATCTGGAGACCGAACTTGCTGGCATGCAGCGGAAACGGCCGCCCacggccggcttcggcgccgtcgcacCCCACGCCAGGCACGACAACAAGATACCCTACTTGGCGCCGAGAGAAGTTCTGCTGCAGCAGCCCCCGTGCGGAAGCATCACGAGTCCGAGCGAAAATTCTGGCATCTCGAAGAGTGCCACAGGCTCCCCGATCGGGACCCCTAGGTGGGAGAACGAATCTCTCAATCAAATCGTCGACAAGAAACCGCCGGCCGGCAGCCCGGCGGCAGCCTCTCAGCCATCCGAAAACTACTTCAGCAGCCAGCGGAGagcgccctcctcggcgcgACAGGAATCCCGTGGTCCGGCAATGCAGGTGGCACGGGCTGGGTCCAAGGACAACCCTCCGGGGGACGCAAGGCAGCTTTTCTCGTCGCCTCCTAAGCCTTCGCAGAgtcccctcgccgccgagcacgtCTCCGACATGTTGGGTCTCGAGTTTAACGAGAGGACGGCGCAGGCGTGGGAGGACTTCGTTGCGAATGGCGCAAGCGACCGAGACGCCGACGTGCCCGGGGAGGATGGAACGACGAAGCGGGAACACAAGGCAGGAGACGGTGAGAGACCCGATCCCCCCTTGCGCCCGGTGCATGCCCATAGCGAGCTGCACAGCTATGGAGCGGACTTTGCCTCGTCTTTCCAGTCGCTGCCCCCGAGCTCGAGTCTGGGTCGACAGGTGCCGCAGAcaccatcggcgccgccacGCACCGGTTCCCTGGCTACCCTAGGGACCGACATGCCACCTCCCTCCGATAAGCTCAAGGGTTTGATCCTAGACTCGTTGCCCGCCCACGTCTTTGTGTCTTTGCCGCAGACCGGCGAGACTGTGTGGGTGAACAGTCGATTTCTGTCGTACCGCGGCCAGACCGTCTCGGATCTGTCGAGAGACCCCTGGGGCAGCGTGCACCCGGACGATCGCGATGGATACCTCAAGGCCTGGGGCCACTCGCTTCGAACCGGAGAGCAGTTCTCGAGGTCGGTGCGCATAAAGAGGTTTGATGGCCAATACCGATGGTTCTACGCCAGGGCGGTCGCATCCAAGGACAAGAGAGGCGTCATCATGCAGTTCCTTGGCTCCTACATGGACATTCACGAACAGCACATCGCAGAGCTGCGGGCGGCCCGTCAAGAGGAGATTGAGGCGTCCGAGGCCAAGCATCGACTGCTGGCCAATCTCATTCCGCAGATCATCTTCACCGccaccgaggacgacggtaTCACCTTTGCCAACGAGCAGTGGCTTTCGTACACGGGGCAGAAGTTTGAGGCCGCGCTGGGCCTGGGATTCATGGATTATGTTCATCCGGACGACCTGGAAAAGTGCTGCATCCCGACGGACCGAGGCCGTGAATTGTCGAGAAATCCCGATGCTGAATGGATGAATGGATCCAGCTCGTCCGCTGCCTCGTCCACGTCCGGCACCGCCAAGGGTGCAAAGTCCCCCGCGCCTCCGGAAACAGGCTTGTCGTGCAGTCGTTCGGCGTTGTCACGAAATGGCAGCTCCGAAACGGAGGCGAGCCAGGAGCTGTCGTCGACCGACCTCACGGAGCTGGCGAGGAAAGGCATCATCAAGGTGACGACCGACACCAGCGGCAGGCTCTCGTACACGACCGAGGTTCGCCTGCGCTCGAAGACTGGCGAGTACCGCTGGCATCTCATCCGCTGCGTTCAGATTGATACCATCGACTTTGGCCGCGGCGCGAGCTCCTACTTCGGCTCGGCCACGGACATTAACGACCACAAAATCTTGGAAACGAAGCTCAAGGAGGCGATGGAGTCGAAAAGCAGGTTCTTGAGCAACATGTCACACGAAATCAGAACGCCCTTGATCGGCATCTCGGGCATGGTCAGCTTCCTGCAAGAttcgacgctcgacgaggagcagcgTGACTACACCAACACGATCCAAACGAGCGCCAACAGTTTGATCATGATCATCAACGACATCCTAGACCTATCCaaggtcgacgccggcatgaTGAAACTGAAGCACGAATGGTTCCACACTCGATCCCTGATCGAGGACGTCAACGAACTGGTCTCGACCATGGCCATCGCCAAGCGCCTGGAGCTGAACTATCTTGTCGACGCGGATGTGCCGGCCTGGGTCAAGGGTGACAAGGTTCGCATCCGCCAGGTTTTGCTCAACGTCATCGGCAACGCCATCAAGTTTACCACCGAGGGAGAGGTGTTTAGTCGATGCCGAGTTTGTAGCGATGACCCCTCGGAGAAAGACGGCTCGACCATCAAGCTTCAGTTTGCCATCACCGACACCGGTCGGGGTTTCTCCAAGGAAGAAGCGGAGCTCATATTTAAGCCGTTTAGCCAAATCGATGGCAGCAGCACTCGACAGCATGGCGGGAGCGGGTTGGGTCTCGTGATTTCCAGGCAACTGGTTGAACTTCACGGCGGCACCATGGAGGGCAGGGCGGAGCTGGGGAAAGGTTCGACGTTTACCTTTACGGCCCGGTTCGCGCTGCCAACCGCAAGCGACCAGCCAACCCTGCCCGAAAGTCCGGGGGCTTCCAAGCCGGCCGAGTCCCACCACGCTGCATCTGTCATCGTTTCGGCGACAGGAAGGTCTCCGCCTGCTCCGGGACGGCATCTCGATGCCAAGGCTGACGATGGCACGGCCGGTGCCTTCTATGCTCCGCCTGGCACCGTGTCGACCGGCTGCCCGGAACCCGCATTCCATGCAAGCAGACCGCACGTTGCGGACCGGGCTTCGGCAACGTCGGTGAATCAGGAACTTGCTCGTATCAGCGAGGCAGCCAAGGCGAGCGGGCAGGACCTTTTCCAGATGAGACTGGACATTGAGCACGAGGGAGCGCCCATGGATCAGGCAGCATTTTCGGGAAACGTCGGCCAGCCGTCGTCAGAGTTCTGGCCACCCATGTACTCGATCCTGATCATATGTCCACAATACCACAGTCGCGAGGCGACAACCCAGCATATCGAAATGACGCTACCCAAGGAGGTGCCGCATCAGATAACAGCACTGGCGTCGGTTGAGGAAGCGCGGAGCTatgttggcggcggcgatgccatCCAATTCACGCACATCGTGCTCAACCTTTCTTCTGCCGAGGCCATCATTGACGTCATGGATCAGATAACCAAGTCGCAGACGGTCGACAGTACCACCATCCTCATCCTTTCCGACTCGATGCAGCGCCAAGCCGTGATCAAGCTCGCGGCGCAGACGAAGTACAGCCGGCTGTTTACGGACAACCTGGTGACCTTTATCTACAAACCAGTCAAGCCGTCACGCTTTGCCGTCATCTTCGACCCGGATAAGGTGCGGGAGCTGAGTACGGATCGGAATCGAACGACGGCGCAAAAGATGGTGGAGAACCAGAAGGCGAGCTATCAAGAGATTGGGCGACGCATGGGCAACAAGGGGTACAGGGTGTTGTTGGTGGAAGACAACCCGGTCAACCAAAAGGTGCTCATGAAGTACCTCAAGAAGattggcgtcgacgtggacGTTGCGAttgacggcgtcgagtgCACTGACAAGGTCCTCTCGAAGCCGCACAACCATTACTCTCTCATCCTG TGCGACCTTCACATGCCACGCAAGGATGGCTATCAAGCTTGCCGAGAGATTCGCCAGTGGGAGATGGCCGGTGAGGTCGCGGCGATGCCCATCATCGCGCTCTCCGCCAACGTCATGTCTGACGTACAAGACAAGTGCATAGCTGCGGGGTTCAGCGACTATGTTACGAAGCCGGTCGATTTCATCGATCTCAGCAGGGCCATGGCAAAATTCTTCTGA